The proteins below come from a single Gossypium raimondii isolate GPD5lz chromosome 2, ASM2569854v1, whole genome shotgun sequence genomic window:
- the LOC105788633 gene encoding amine oxidase [copper-containing] zeta, peroxisomal, whose product MASAKKKTTLHSSSSSSPSSCCASHSVVSAAPPASSSASATASNLLHEWTLGSTDRRDDSSATKAAMASLIRPVDSLPDTSTKGIQIFTRPQTSHPLDPLSAAEISVAVATVRAAGATPEVRDSMRFVEVVLLEPDKHVVALADAYFFPPFQPSLLPRTKNGPVIPTKLPLRRARLVVYNKKSNETSIWIVELSEVHAVTRGGHHRGKVISSQIVPDVQPPMDAMEYAECEAVVKDFPPFREAMKKRGIEDMDLVMVDPWCVGYHSDADSPSRRLAKPLIFCRTESDCPMENGYARPVEGIYVLVDMQKMKVIEFEDRKFVPLPPADPLRNYTSGETRGGVDRSDVKPLQIVQPEGPSFRVNGCFVEWQKWNFRIGFTPKEGLVIYSVAYVDGSRGRRPVAHRLSFVEMVVPYGDPNDPHYRKNAFDAGEDGLGKNAHSLKKGCDCLGYIKYFDAHFTNFTGGVETIENCVCLHEEDHGILWKHQDWRTGLAEVRRSRRLTVSFICTVANYEYGFYWHFYQDGKIEAEVKLTGILSLGALQPGESRKYGTMIAPGLYAPVHQHFFVARMDMAIDCKPGEAFNQVVEVNAKVEEPGENNIHNNAFYAEETLLKTELQAMRDCNPLTARHWIVRNTRTVNRSGQLTGYKLVPGSNCLPLAGSEAKFLRRAAFLKHNLWVTQCAPNEMFPGGEFPNQNPRAGEGLATWVKRDRSLEETDIVLWYVFGITHVPRLEDWPVMPVERIGFMLMPHGFFNCSPAVDVPPNACELDTKDNDIKENVVAKSIQNGLMSKL is encoded by the exons ATGGCCTCAGCTAAGAAAAAGACGACGCTTcattcttcttcatcttcttcccctTCTTCATGTTGCGCATCGCACTCCGTTGTTTCCGCCGCGCCTCCTGCTTCTTCATCTGCCTCCGCCACCGCCTCCAATCTGCTGCACGAGTGGACCCTCGGTTCTACGGATCGCCGCGACGATAGCAGCGCCACCAAAGCTGCCATGGCGTCCTTGATTCGCCCCGTTGATTCTCTTCCCGATACTTCCACCAAAG GCATCCAAATCTTTACAAGGCCTCAAACCAGTCATCCTTTGGACCCTTTATCTGCTGCTGAGATCTCTGTTGCAGTTGCTACTGTCAGAGCTGCTGGTGCCACTCCTGAG gtAAGAGACAGCATGCGCTTCGTTGAAGTGGTTCTTTTGGAGCCAGACAAGCATGTTGTTGCTCTGGCAGATGCTTATTTCTTCCCACCTTTCCAACCCTCATTACTTCCAAGGACCAAAAATGGCCCAGTGATACCTACCAAGCTCCCTCTCAGGCGAGCTAGATTGGTTGTCTATAACAAGAAGTCCAATGAAACAAGTATATGGATTGTTGAGTTATCTGAAGTACATGCAGTAACTCGAGGAGGGCATCACAGGGGAAAAGTAATATCATCTCAAATTGTACCAGATGTTCAGCCTCCTATG GATGCTATGGAATATGCTGAATGTGAAGCTGTTGTAAAAGACTTTCCTCCATTCCGAGAAGCAATGAAGAAGAGGGGTATTGAGGACATGGACCTTGTGATGGTTGATCCCTG GTGTGTTGGTTATCATAGTGATGCTGATTCTCCAAGCAGAAGACTTGCTAAACCACTTATATTCTGTAGAACTGAAAGTGACTGCCCCATGGAAAATGGCTATGCTCGCCCAGTTGAGGGGATTTATGTACTTGTTGATATGCAAAAGATGAAGGTGATTGAGTTTGAGGACCGTAAATTTGTTCCTTTACCTCCGGCTGATCCTTTGAGGAACTATACTTCTGGAGAAACAAGGGGTGGTGTTGATCGTAGTGATGTGAAACCCTTGCAGATTGTTCAGCCTGAAGGTCCAAGCTTTCGTGTTAATGGGTGTTTCGTTGAGTGGCAGAAG TGGAATTTCCGTATTGGTTTCACCCCAAAGGAGGGTTTGGTTATATACTCAGTTGCTTATGTTGATGGTAGTCGAGGTCGAAGGCCTGTTGCTCATAGGTTGAGTTTTGTGGAGATGGTTGTGCCATATGGGGATCCAAATGATCCACATTACCGAAAGAATGCTTTTGATGCTGGGGAAGATGGCCTTGGTAAAAATGCACATTCTCTCAAGAAG GGATGTGATTGTCTCGGCTATATCAAATACTTCGATGCTCACTTTACAAATTTCACTGGAGGTGTTGAAACGATTGAAAATTGTGTCTGTTTGCATGAAGAGGATCATGGGATTTTATGGAAGCATCAAGATTGGAGAACAGGTTTGGCAGAAGTTCGAAGGTCTAGAAGGCTAACAGTGTCATTCATATGCACTGTTGCTAACTATGAGTATGGATTTTACTGGCACTTTTATCAG GATGGAAAGATTGAAGCTGAAGTTAAGCTTACTGGAATTCTTAGCTTAGGAGCATTACAGCCTGGGGAATCTCGAAAATATGGTACAATGATTGCCCCGGGTTTATATGCACCTGTTCATCAACACTTCTTTGTTGCTCGTATGGACATGGCTATCGATTGCAAACCAGGCGAAGCTTTCAATCAG GTTGTTGAGGTTAATGCTAAAGTTGAGGAACCTGGGGAAAATAACATTCATAATAATGCATTCTATGCGGAAGAAACCCTGCTTAAAACAGAACTCCAAGCAATGCGTGATTGTAATCCCTTAACAGCTCGCCACTGGATT GTGAGGAATACAAGGACAGTAAACAGGAGTGGTCAACTGACTGGTTACAAACTTGTACCTGGCTCCAACTGTCTACCACTAGCTGGTTCTGAGGCCAAGTTTTTAAGAAGAGCTGCTTTCTTGAAGCATAACCTTTGGGTTACTCAGTGTGCTCCTAATGAGATGTTTCCTGGAGGAGAGTTTCCTAATCAAAATCCACGTGCTGGTGAAGGATTGGCTACATGGGTCAAGCGGGATCGATCTCTGGAGGAAACTGATATAGTTCTCTG GTATGTTTTCGGAATTACCCATGTCCCTCGACTGGAAGACTGGCCTGTGATGCCAGTGGAGCGCATTGGTTTCATGCTGATG CCGCATGGATTCTTTAACTGCTCTCCTGCTGTGGATGTCCCTCCTAATGCGTGCGAATTGGATACGAAAGACAATGATATCAAAGAAAATGTGGTAGCCAAGTCTATTCAGAATGGTCTGATGTCAAAACTTTGA
- the LOC105788632 gene encoding chaperone protein ClpC1, chloroplastic, whose protein sequence is MAKILSQSAIVPTLLTSRSHGASKESGKPKRSAKMMCSLQTPGLRIRSFSGLRGSNSLDNIVRFGQDFHSKVGISISSRRGRGSRCVPKAMFERFTEKAIKVIMLAQEEARRLGHNFVGTEQILLGLIGEGTGIAAKVLKSMGINLKDARVEVEKIIGRGSGFVAVEIPFTPRAKRVLELSLEEARQLGHNYIGSEHLLLGLLREGEGVAARVLENLGADPSNIRTQVIRMVGEGNEVSVVTGGSGVNTKMPTLEEYGTNLTKLAEEGKLDPVVGRQDQIERVVQILGRRTKNNPCLIGEPGVGKTAIAEGLAQRIASGDVPDTIEGKKVITLDMGLLVAGTKYRGEFEERLKKLMEEIKQSDEIILFIDEVHTLIGAGAAEGAIDAANILKPALARGELQCIGATTLDEYRKHIEKDPALERRFQPVKVPEPSVDETIQILKGLRERYEIHHKLRYTDEALVSAAQLSYQYISDRFLPDKAIDLIDEAGSRVRLRHAQLPEEAKELEKELRQITKSKNEAVRSQDFEKAGELRDREIELRAQITAIQEKDKEMNKAEAEAGDGGPVVTEVDIQHIVSSWTGIPVEKVSTDESDRLLKMEETLHKRVIGQDEAVIAISRAIRRARVGLKNPNRPIASFIFSGPTGVGKSELAKALAAYYFGSEEAMIRLDMSEFMERHTVSKLIGSPPGYVGYTEGGQLTEAVRRRPYTVVLFDEIEKAHPDVFNMMLQILEDGRLTDSKGRTVDFKNTLLIMTSNVGSSVIEKGGRRIGFDLDYDEKDSSYNRIKSLVTEELKQYFRPEFLNRLDEMIVFRQLTKLEVKEIADIMLKEVFDRLKDKEIELQVTERFRERVVEEGYNPSYGARPLRRAIMRLLEDSMAEKMLARDIKEGDSVIVDVDSDGNVTVLNGSSGTSESLGDPISVV, encoded by the exons ATGGCCAAGATTCTATCTCAGTCTGCTATTGTTCCTACTCTACTTACTAGTCGTAGCCATGGCGCGTCTAAAGAATCTGGAAAACCAAAGAGGTCTGCCAAAATGATGTGCAGTTTACAAACTCCTGGATTGAGGATAAGGAGTTTCTCTGGGTTGCGAGGCTCAAATTCTTTAGATAATATTGTCAGATTTGGCCAAGATTTCCATTCTAAGGTTGGAATTTCAATATCTTCTCGACGAGGAAGGGGTAGCAGATGTGTACCTAAGGCCATGTTTGAGCGTTTCACTGAGAAAGCGATTAAAGTAATTATGCTTGCACAAGAGGAAGCCAGACGGCTTGGCCATAATTTTGTTGGTACTGAGCAAATTTTATTGGGCCTTATTGGTGAAGGTACTGGCATTGCTGCAAAAGTTCTTAAATCCATGGGAATCAATCTTAAAGATGCACGTGTAGAAGTGGAGAAGATAATTGGAAGGGGAAGTGGATTTGTTGCTGTGGAGATCCCTTTTACTCCTCGCGCAAAACGTGTTCTGGAACTCTCGTTGGAAGAAGCTCGCCAGCTTG gCCATAATTATATTGGATCAGAGCATCTTCTTCTTGGGTTGCTTCGTGAAGGTGAAGGTGTAGCAGCCCGTGTTCTTGAGAATTTAGGTGCTGACCCAAGTAATATCCGCACCCAG GTTATTCGTATGGTTGGTGAGGGCAATGAAGTTAGTGTTGTTACTGGAGGATCAGGTGTAAACACAAAGATGCCAACACTTGAGGAATATGGGACCAATTTGACTAAGCTAGCTGAGGAG GGTAAATTGGATCCTGTTGTTGGGAGGCAGGATCAAATAGAGCGTGTTGTCCAAATATTGGGTAGACGAACCAAAAACAATCCATGTCTTATTGGAGAACCTGGTGTTGGTAAAACTGCAATTGCAGAAGGTCTTGCTCAACGTATTGCCAGTGGTGATGTTCCTGATACAATTGAGGGAAAGAAG GTTATTACACTTGATATGGGTCTCCTTGTTGCTGGAACTAAATATCGTGGAGAATTTGAGGAAAGATTGAAGAAGCTAATGGAGGAAATCAAGCAaagtgatgaaattatattgtttattgaTGAGGTGCACACCTTAATTGGAGCAGGAGCTGCAGAAGGTGCCATTGATGCTGCCAATATCTTGAAGCCAGCTCTTGCAAGAGGTGAATTGCAG TGTATTGGAGCTACAACACTGGACGAATACAGAAAGCATATTGAGAAAGACCCAGCATTGGAAAGAAGATTCCAACCAGTCAAAGTGCCTGAACCATCTGTTGATGAAACTATACAGATTTTGAAAGGTTTGCGAGAACGTTATGAGATTCACCATAAGCTTCGGTACACAGATGAGGCCTTAGTTTCTGCTGCACAGCTGTCATACCAGTACATCAG TGACCGTTTTCTACCTGACAAAGCAATTGACTTGATTGATGAAGCCGGTTCTCGTGTTCGCCTTCGTCATGCACAG CTCCCTGAGGAAGCTAAAGAGCTTGAAAAAGAGCTGAGGCAGATCACAAAGTCAAAGAATGAAGCAGTCCGCAGCCAGGACTTTGAGAAG GCCGGGGAATTACGTGATCGAGAAATTGAGCTTAGGGCTCAGATCACTGCAATTCAGGAGAAAGACAAGGAGATGAACAAGGCTGAGGCTGAGGCAGGAGATGGAGGTCCTGTTGTGACAGAAGTGGACATCCAGCATATAGTCTCTTCGTGGACTGGTATTCCTGTTGAGAAAGTATCAACTGATGAATCTGATCGTCTCCTTAAGATGGAAGAGACACTTCATAAGCGAGTCATTGGTCAGGATGAAGCTGTAATAGCCATTAGCCGTGCTATCCGACGTGCCCGTGTAGGTCTCAAGAACCCCAACCGGCCAATTGCTAGCTTCATCTTTTCTGGACCAACTGGTGTAGGAAAGTCAGAACTAGCAAAGGCTCTAGCTGCTTACTATTTTGGCTCTGAAGAAGCTATGATCCGACTTGATATGAGTGAGTTCATGGAAAGGCACACAGTGTCCAAGCTCATTGGTTCACCTCCTGGGTATGTTGGTTACACTGAGGGTGGTCAGCTAACTGAGGCTGTTAGAAGACGTCCGTACACTGTAGTactttttgatgaaattgagaagGCCCATCCTGATGTTTTCAACATGATGCTTCAGATACTCGAGGATGGAAGGTTGACAGACAGTAAAGGACGAACTGTGGATTTCAAGAATACCCTTCTGATAATGACATCTAATGTTGGAAGCAGTGTAATTGAGAAGGGTGGCCGACGGATAGGCTTTGATCTTGATTATGATGAGAAAGACAGCAGTTACAATAGAATAAAGAGCCTGGTGACGGAAGAGCTGAAACAATATTTCCGGCCTGAGTTCTTGAATAGATTGGACGAAATGATTGTTTTCAGGCAGCTCACCAAGTTGGAGGTGAAGGAGATCGCAGATATAATGCTTAAGGAGGTGTTTGACAGGCTTAAAGACAAAGAGATAGAGCTTCAAGTGACTGAAAGGTTTAGGGAAAGGGTGGTGGAAGAAGGATACAATCCAAGTTATGGTGCAAGGCCTTTGAGAAGAGCCATTATGAGACTTCTCGAGGACAGCATGGCTGAGAAAATGCTTGCCAGGGACATCAAGGAGGGTGATTCAGTAATCGTTGATGTTGACTCTGATGGAAATGTTACGGTTCTCAATGGTAGCAGCGGTACTTCTGAGTCATTGGGCGATCCAATTTCAGTCGTGTAA